From the Triticum urartu cultivar G1812 unplaced genomic scaffold, Tu2.1 TuUngrouped_contig_5232, whole genome shotgun sequence genome, the window GCTAGACTGGAAAATAATTAATTGATATTTGATTCCGTGATTTACAATTTGGGTGTGCACTCTCCCAATAGCAGGATGTGATCATCCATATAATGTTGAATCTTAAAATGTCATGTAGTTCTGTAACAAATGGACACATTATAGCAATGGAAGAGAGTGCCAAGGAGAAGCAAATGAATCCTAAGCCTTACAACTTATAACTGACAACACGCTATCTTTGGAGAAGTCCAAGGTATCGCCACTCAAGGGAACAACAATGCTCCTAGTCCACACAAGAGCACAACCAAAGGACGTgaaatcccttgaacttgtcgccCGCCACTGGGCACGCCGGTGTCTACCGCTGGGATGCCTTCACAAGAaaccccttcctttccttttagGCACTCGTCGGCGAACATGCCTTTTGGGTAGCCACGGAAGTCAATGTAGGTGAACATCGTGTCTGCACAGTTAGTGCTCAGGTTGTTGATATACGCGGCAAATGGGCATGCAAATTCCTTGAAAGCATCACAACATTCAGTAGGAGGGTAATGTGGCCCTTTGCACTTGTTTGTGAGGATGGTGTAGTTCTGGGTCTCGAAGCCTATAGGGCAGTCTGATAAGCATGGACAAAAAAATTTGGAAGCGCATCAGATGAAGGTACTGGGAAGTCCTGAACATGGTGAGAACTGAGGAGTACTATGTCTTGTTTTTTCTATGTAAGGACGGAAATCTTGGTTTCAAGTAATGTACGGGAATTTGAATTCTAGAGTC encodes:
- the LOC125528944 gene encoding GPI-anchored protein LLG1-like isoform X3 gives rise to the protein MALTRLFISLFPVAVLAGLASASASPFLPDSAFQGSTGSTGRSLLQAKNDCPIGFETQNYTILTNKCKGPHYPPTECCDAFKEFACPFAAYINNLSTNCADTMFTYIDFRGYPKGMFADECLKGKEGVSCEGIPAVDTGVPSGGRQVQGISRPLVVLLCGLGALLFP